The Thermoclostridium stercorarium subsp. stercorarium DSM 8532 genome contains a region encoding:
- a CDS encoding glycosyl hydrolase family 18 protein: MKKDIFIFIVILIVVTGLAAGAATFYNKYFKPNEVFVSCYDTADTVLVIEGDVISENNPPVVRDGQILLPFDTIKKYIDPYIWWDEALQKVTVTTSDKVIKMETDKLDAYINNEPIELKFPATQIDGVVYLPIEFLASFYKINVRYSSSSNVVIIDRQDVIHRIGYPVSTGAVVRKGRNVRYPIIKKFEGMNLNSEDSKIYIFEEYDKWYKVRTAEGYIGYIRKEDIVIKSYEIGIMPEKIRERPKLPEGKISLVWDQMYSPTKAYLERKREEGIDVMSPTWFQVANRDGELINRADPQYVEWAHRNGYQVWALVANDFSNIDDTSEILNNGLKREYVIKQILAFAALYELDGINIDFENIYKSDKDAFTQFVRELTPLLREQGLVVSVDVTVPGGSDTWSLCYDRKALAETVDYVCLMTYDQTWAGSRVAGSTAQIGWVEENVKKTLKEVPAEKLLLGIPLYTRLWEETADENGKITAKTGKALSINAAELLIRENNAVPVWDSESGQYVVTFEKDNKTYKMWLENEYSVNLKSSLVHKYNLAGTATWSHNFANDSVWAVYDRNLKKTSHYEEWKSNFASLAETGKVELSAAQ, translated from the coding sequence ATGAAGAAGGATATTTTCATATTTATAGTGATACTTATTGTCGTAACTGGTTTAGCAGCCGGCGCGGCGACGTTTTATAACAAATATTTCAAACCTAACGAAGTTTTTGTAAGTTGTTATGACACTGCTGATACCGTACTTGTGATTGAAGGGGATGTAATTTCCGAGAATAACCCTCCTGTGGTAAGGGACGGGCAGATACTTCTTCCTTTTGACACAATAAAAAAATATATAGATCCATATATCTGGTGGGATGAGGCGCTTCAGAAAGTTACCGTAACCACCAGTGACAAAGTTATAAAAATGGAGACCGATAAACTTGACGCTTATATCAACAATGAACCTATAGAACTGAAATTTCCCGCAACGCAGATTGACGGCGTCGTGTATCTCCCCATTGAGTTTTTAGCATCCTTTTACAAAATAAATGTAAGGTATAGCAGCAGTTCAAACGTGGTAATAATCGATCGGCAGGACGTTATACACAGGATAGGTTATCCCGTAAGTACCGGCGCCGTTGTTAGAAAGGGGAGAAATGTAAGGTATCCCATTATAAAGAAATTTGAAGGCATGAATTTGAATTCGGAAGATTCAAAAATATATATTTTCGAGGAATATGACAAGTGGTATAAGGTCAGGACTGCGGAAGGGTATATAGGTTATATCAGAAAAGAGGATATTGTTATAAAGTCTTATGAAATAGGCATAATGCCGGAGAAGATCCGAGAAAGGCCGAAACTTCCGGAAGGTAAGATAAGTCTTGTATGGGATCAGATGTACAGCCCCACTAAGGCATATCTTGAAAGGAAAAGGGAAGAAGGAATAGATGTCATGTCTCCAACCTGGTTCCAGGTTGCAAACAGGGACGGGGAACTTATTAACAGGGCCGATCCCCAGTACGTGGAATGGGCACACCGTAACGGATACCAGGTCTGGGCGCTGGTGGCCAACGACTTTTCCAATATTGATGATACCAGTGAAATACTGAACAACGGATTAAAAAGGGAATATGTCATAAAACAAATCCTTGCGTTTGCGGCTTTATATGAATTGGACGGAATAAATATCGATTTTGAGAATATCTATAAAAGTGACAAAGACGCCTTTACGCAGTTTGTCCGTGAGCTTACCCCCCTTTTGAGGGAACAGGGGCTGGTTGTGTCTGTTGACGTTACAGTTCCCGGAGGAAGCGATACATGGTCACTGTGTTACGACAGAAAAGCGCTGGCCGAAACGGTGGATTATGTGTGCCTTATGACCTATGATCAGACATGGGCCGGAAGCAGGGTTGCGGGGTCTACGGCCCAGATAGGCTGGGTTGAGGAAAATGTGAAAAAAACATTGAAAGAGGTCCCGGCTGAAAAGCTATTGCTTGGTATTCCGCTGTATACGCGGCTGTGGGAGGAAACCGCCGATGAGAACGGCAAGATTACCGCGAAAACGGGAAAGGCTTTGTCAATAAACGCCGCAGAACTGTTAATCCGGGAAAACAATGCGGTGCCGGTGTGGGATTCGGAAAGTGGCCAGTATGTCGTTACATTTGAAAAGGACAACAAGACATATAAAATGTGGCTGGAAAATGAATATTCGGTGAACCTGAAATCTTCACTGGTCCATAAATACAATCTCGCAGGAACCGCCACATGGAGCCATAATTTTGCAAATGACAGCGTATGGGCAGTATATGACCGGAATTTGAAAAAAACCAGCCATTATGAAGAATGGAAAAGTAATTTTGCTTCTCTCGCTGAGACGGGAAAAGTTGAATTATCAGCGGCTCAGTAA
- the hisB gene encoding imidazoleglycerol-phosphate dehydratase HisB translates to MQRTAEVSRKTAETKVSVKLNIDGSGISKVDTQIGFFDHMLTLFARHALIDLEVISRGDLNVDTHHTIEDTGIVIGRAISEALGDKASISRYGTAFVPMDEALAMVSLDLSSRPFLHFEVEFSGEKAGDMDTEMFEEFFRALAVHGGITLHIKLIHGKNNHHIAEAIFKAFGQAFRKACEKDQRIKGVLSTKGIL, encoded by the coding sequence GTGCAGAGAACGGCCGAAGTTTCCAGGAAAACCGCTGAGACCAAAGTGTCTGTAAAACTCAACATAGATGGTTCCGGAATATCAAAAGTTGACACGCAGATAGGATTTTTTGACCATATGCTGACTTTGTTCGCCAGGCATGCTTTAATTGACCTTGAAGTGATTTCAAGGGGCGATCTTAACGTTGATACTCACCATACTATAGAGGACACCGGAATTGTAATAGGCAGGGCAATTTCAGAAGCACTTGGCGATAAGGCATCGATATCCCGCTATGGTACGGCTTTTGTACCGATGGACGAAGCCCTTGCAATGGTATCGCTGGACCTGTCATCAAGGCCTTTTCTTCATTTTGAGGTGGAATTCTCCGGCGAAAAAGCGGGGGACATGGATACCGAAATGTTTGAGGAATTTTTCAGGGCGCTGGCGGTACATGGGGGTATTACGCTTCATATAAAGCTGATACACGGTAAAAACAATCATCATATTGCCGAAGCGATTTTCAAGGCTTTTGGACAGGCCTTCCGAAAAGCCTGTGAAAAAGATCAGAGAATAAAAGGGGTTCTTTCAACGAAAGGAATTCTGTAA
- a CDS encoding DUF6106 family protein, whose product MDVFIEKIVQKRKGAKDYLIIIGVIIATIILMLLVMAFIPGMSLFFLAALGYIAYLIITTRNIEYEYAVTNGDLDIDKIIAQRKRKRIFSANCKDFEIVAKVKSPHFSNHYKNYKNQLDCTSSIDNENVYFIALNYNNEQTVVYFEPNEKMLNNFKTYIPRKVFID is encoded by the coding sequence ATGGATGTTTTTATAGAAAAAATAGTGCAAAAGCGTAAGGGTGCAAAGGATTATCTGATTATCATAGGGGTAATCATTGCGACGATTATACTTATGCTGCTGGTAATGGCCTTTATACCCGGAATGAGCCTGTTTTTTCTGGCAGCTCTCGGTTATATCGCATACCTTATTATTACGACAAGGAATATTGAATACGAATATGCGGTTACAAACGGTGATCTGGATATTGACAAAATAATCGCCCAAAGAAAGAGAAAAAGGATATTCAGTGCCAACTGCAAGGATTTTGAGATAGTTGCAAAGGTAAAAAGCCCTCACTTCTCCAATCATTATAAAAATTACAAAAATCAGCTGGATTGTACCAGTTCAATCGATAACGAGAATGTATATTTCATAGCGCTGAATTACAATAACGAACAGACCGTTGTGTATTTTGAACCAAATGAAAAAATGCTGAACAATTTTAAAACATATATACCTCGAAAAGTTTTCATTGACTGA
- the hisD gene encoding histidinol dehydrogenase, giving the protein MKVYSSAECDINLLVKTLRTREGTARPDVAGTVADIINTVREKGDKALFEFTERFDGVSVKSLEVGREQIKKAFESLEPELAAAIEKACENITAFHQKQRENSWFESFDNGIFVGQKITPLERVGVYVPGGTAPLPSSVLMNVIPAKVAGVSEVIMCTPPGRNGMPSPVILACAYLTGVDRVFSVGGAQAVAAMAYGTETIPRVDKITGPGNIYVATAKKMVYGVCDIDMIAGPSEILVIADEYANPAYVAADLLSQAEHDVLASAIFITNSENLIRNVMTEMDRQLRKLSRKEIITKSTENYGAAVLVESIEEAVKLSNLIAPEHLELMVKDPFSLLGSIKNAGAIFLGEYAPEPLGDYMAGPNHILPTNGTARFSSPLSVNDFVKKSSVISYSEKALKSIYKDIIRFAETEGLDAHANSVRIRFEGENK; this is encoded by the coding sequence ATGAAAGTTTATTCTTCCGCAGAATGTGATATTAATTTGTTGGTAAAAACATTAAGAACGCGGGAAGGCACCGCACGACCCGATGTGGCCGGGACGGTGGCCGACATAATAAATACGGTGAGGGAAAAGGGAGATAAAGCCCTTTTTGAGTTCACCGAAAGATTTGACGGAGTATCCGTGAAAAGCCTTGAAGTTGGAAGGGAACAAATAAAAAAAGCTTTCGAATCCCTTGAGCCGGAGCTTGCCGCCGCAATAGAAAAAGCATGTGAAAATATAACGGCATTTCATCAAAAACAAAGGGAAAATTCCTGGTTTGAAAGTTTTGACAACGGGATTTTCGTCGGGCAGAAAATAACGCCCCTTGAACGGGTCGGGGTATACGTTCCCGGAGGTACGGCTCCCCTTCCGTCATCGGTTCTTATGAACGTTATTCCGGCGAAAGTGGCAGGGGTAAGTGAGGTAATAATGTGTACTCCTCCCGGGAGGAACGGAATGCCCAGTCCCGTAATACTGGCGTGTGCGTATCTGACTGGCGTCGACAGGGTTTTCAGCGTCGGCGGCGCCCAAGCGGTGGCTGCAATGGCTTACGGGACCGAAACCATACCACGGGTGGACAAGATAACAGGGCCGGGGAACATTTACGTTGCCACTGCGAAAAAAATGGTATACGGTGTATGTGATATAGACATGATTGCAGGACCCAGTGAAATACTTGTAATAGCCGACGAATATGCGAATCCTGCGTATGTCGCGGCAGATTTACTGTCACAGGCAGAGCATGATGTACTGGCGTCGGCAATATTCATTACAAACAGCGAGAATCTAATACGAAATGTCATGACCGAAATGGACAGGCAGCTTCGGAAACTTTCCAGAAAGGAGATCATCACCAAATCCACTGAAAATTACGGTGCGGCCGTTCTTGTTGAATCAATCGAAGAAGCAGTTAAGCTTTCAAACCTTATCGCCCCCGAACACCTTGAGCTGATGGTGAAAGATCCCTTTTCGCTTTTGGGGAGTATAAAAAATGCAGGGGCGATTTTCCTTGGCGAATATGCGCCTGAACCCCTGGGCGATTATATGGCCGGGCCGAATCATATTCTGCCGACAAACGGTACGGCAAGGTTCTCGTCGCCCCTTTCGGTAAATGATTTTGTCAAAAAATCAAGTGTGATTTCGTATTCCGAAAAGGCGCTGAAAAGCATATACAAAGACATCATACGCTTTGCTGAAACCGAAGGGCTTGACGCCCATGCCAATTCGGTACGTATAAGGTTTGAGGGGGAGAATAAATGA
- the hisC gene encoding histidinol-phosphate transaminase, with amino-acid sequence MSMFWSDTARNISPYIPGEQPRDRKYIKLNTNENPYPPSPKVLEAITRETCGDLRLYPDPEASSVKNAVSDYYRIHPDEVFVGNGSDEVLALCFPAFFNRGDMISFPEITYSFYPVFANLFGVCYQAVPLNEDFTVNLDEFPAHAKGILIANPNAPTGIAAGLDEIENFLKKNRDKLIIIDEAYVDFGAESAVPLIEDYENLLIIQTFSKSRALAGLRIGFALGNVNLIEALNRVKNSFNSYTVDRIAQAAAVAAIKDKDYFNEICGKIIRTRETTAHKLVSLGFKVLPSSANFLFVSHDKISGGELFLKLKADGILVRHFDTKGIENFIRISVGTDEEMDILVERLACYINGG; translated from the coding sequence ATGAGCATGTTCTGGAGCGATACCGCAAGGAATATATCACCCTACATACCCGGGGAACAGCCAAGGGACAGAAAATATATAAAACTTAATACAAATGAAAACCCATATCCGCCGTCTCCGAAAGTACTGGAGGCAATAACACGGGAAACCTGCGGCGATCTGAGGCTGTATCCCGATCCGGAGGCTTCTTCGGTAAAAAACGCTGTCTCGGATTATTACCGTATTCATCCCGACGAAGTTTTTGTCGGCAACGGTTCTGATGAAGTTTTAGCCTTGTGTTTTCCCGCCTTTTTTAATCGCGGGGACATGATCTCATTCCCAGAAATCACTTACAGCTTTTACCCTGTGTTTGCAAACCTGTTTGGGGTTTGTTATCAGGCGGTGCCTTTAAATGAAGATTTCACCGTTAATCTTGACGAATTTCCGGCGCACGCAAAGGGAATTCTGATTGCCAACCCAAATGCACCTACAGGGATAGCGGCCGGGCTCGATGAAATTGAGAATTTTCTTAAAAAAAACCGGGATAAGCTTATAATTATTGATGAAGCCTACGTGGATTTCGGCGCCGAATCGGCCGTGCCTCTTATAGAAGATTATGAGAATCTTCTGATAATCCAGACCTTTTCAAAATCAAGGGCGCTTGCAGGGCTTAGAATAGGGTTCGCATTGGGAAATGTCAATCTGATTGAGGCTTTGAACAGGGTTAAAAATTCCTTTAATTCATATACTGTTGACAGAATAGCGCAAGCGGCTGCGGTCGCCGCAATAAAGGACAAAGACTATTTTAATGAAATTTGCGGAAAAATAATCCGCACCAGGGAGACCACAGCGCATAAATTAGTTTCACTCGGGTTTAAGGTTCTTCCGTCCAGTGCAAATTTTTTGTTTGTATCCCATGATAAAATAAGCGGCGGTGAATTGTTTTTAAAACTTAAAGCCGACGGTATACTTGTCAGGCATTTCGATACCAAAGGCATTGAAAACTTTATCAGGATTTCAGTAGGAACAGACGAAGAAATGGATATACTGGTTGAACGGCTGGCCTGTTACATTAATGGGGGTTAG
- a CDS encoding phosphoribosylaminoimidazolesuccinocarboxamide synthase, with amino-acid sequence MLLKNTDFIDLPVFARGKVRDVFEVDDETLLMVVTDRISAFDVVFNEPIPDKGKVLNKISEFWFEFTKGIIGNHVITTDVSKYPKGLDRFRDELEGRSMLVRKVRMENVECIVRGYLEGSGLKEYRAIGSVCGIKLPEGLKQADRLPEPIFTPSTKSKEGHDVNITFEDLVDMIGSERAKRLKEKSLEIYTAAAEYAESRGIIIADTKFEFGYLDGELVIADEILTPDSSRFWPLDDYEPGRPQKSFDKQFLREYLEGIGWDKEPPAPPLPAEIIEKTREKYIEAYERLTGNKFC; translated from the coding sequence ATGCTGCTGAAAAATACTGATTTCATTGATCTGCCTGTTTTTGCGAGGGGAAAGGTCAGGGATGTTTTTGAAGTTGACGATGAAACACTGCTAATGGTGGTCACCGACAGGATTTCGGCTTTTGACGTGGTTTTTAACGAACCGATACCCGACAAGGGAAAGGTACTGAACAAAATATCGGAGTTCTGGTTTGAATTTACAAAAGGCATAATAGGCAATCATGTGATTACAACCGACGTATCGAAATATCCGAAAGGCCTTGACAGGTTCAGGGATGAGCTGGAAGGCCGCTCAATGCTGGTAAGAAAGGTAAGGATGGAAAATGTGGAATGCATAGTGAGGGGGTATCTGGAAGGAAGCGGCCTGAAAGAGTACAGGGCCATAGGTTCTGTTTGCGGCATAAAGCTTCCGGAAGGACTGAAACAGGCAGACAGACTGCCTGAACCGATATTTACTCCGTCAACTAAATCAAAGGAAGGCCACGATGTAAATATAACTTTTGAAGACTTGGTGGACATGATAGGTTCGGAAAGGGCAAAAAGGCTTAAGGAGAAATCGCTGGAAATATACACGGCTGCTGCGGAATACGCTGAAAGCAGGGGAATTATTATTGCCGACACAAAATTTGAGTTCGGTTACCTTGACGGAGAACTGGTTATAGCCGATGAAATACTTACACCCGATTCTTCAAGGTTCTGGCCGCTTGACGACTACGAACCCGGCCGTCCGCAGAAGAGTTTTGACAAGCAGTTCTTAAGGGAATATCTTGAAGGCATAGGCTGGGATAAAGAACCTCCTGCTCCACCGCTTCCGGCGGAAATAATAGAAAAAACAAGGGAAAAATACATTGAGGCTTATGAACGTCTCACAGGAAACAAATTCTGCTGA
- the hisG gene encoding ATP phosphoribosyltransferase codes for MRYLTMALSKGRLTELSVELLEKAGIDCSELKQESRKLIFADEKNKIRFFLAKPADVPTYVEYGAADIGIVGKDTLLEEGRNLYEVLDLKFAACKMCVAGPKELEGKMDSLTITRVATKYPEIAMEYFRHKRRESVEVIKLNGSVELAPLVGLSEVIVDLVETGKTLKENGLVILDTIADISARLIVNRVSMKMERERINKLIGNLRKIIENNG; via the coding sequence ATGAGATACCTTACAATGGCTCTTTCAAAGGGGCGTCTGACCGAACTGTCGGTGGAACTGCTGGAAAAGGCGGGCATTGACTGTTCCGAACTGAAACAGGAGAGCAGAAAATTAATATTTGCCGATGAAAAGAACAAAATACGTTTTTTTCTCGCAAAACCGGCTGATGTACCGACATATGTGGAGTACGGCGCCGCCGATATAGGCATTGTGGGAAAGGACACGCTACTTGAAGAGGGCAGAAATTTGTATGAGGTGCTTGATCTTAAGTTTGCGGCCTGCAAAATGTGTGTTGCCGGGCCGAAAGAACTGGAAGGAAAAATGGACAGCCTTACAATAACAAGGGTTGCAACGAAATATCCTGAAATTGCAATGGAATATTTTAGGCATAAGCGGAGAGAGTCGGTAGAAGTCATAAAACTCAACGGTTCTGTGGAGCTGGCTCCGCTGGTGGGACTTTCGGAGGTTATTGTGGACCTCGTTGAAACGGGCAAAACATTAAAAGAAAACGGGCTTGTGATTTTGGACACAATTGCCGATATAAGCGCCCGGCTTATAGTGAACCGTGTCAGCATGAAAATGGAAAGGGAGAGAATTAACAAACTTATAGGTAATCTCAGAAAAATAATTGAAAATAACGGGTAA
- a CDS encoding site-2 protease family protein yields the protein MRHLLIYLSAIIIHELFHVFAAGVLFREKLSVTFLPSGFSAEWRSFQPERRVQCIVYAFGPLGNIFAAVVSKALFKSSDADFVTANLLIGVFNLIPLYPLDGGNILLVLLYGRVGTDRTYEIMKMVGRGIRGLLLAAGIYILISGKNPSMLLTIIFLPGLGTVKRSVKRLNLSSLIRRKERILKKRAYQMRDILVLKNVSLGEALLLLDYDKYHVIHIADENLKILCEVTEQQLMDAILAHNAGKTLEEVFIAGNQPGNSPRF from the coding sequence ATGAGACATTTGCTGATTTACCTTTCGGCAATTATAATTCATGAACTGTTTCACGTTTTTGCGGCAGGAGTTTTGTTCAGGGAAAAACTCAGCGTTACTTTTCTGCCTTCGGGGTTTTCTGCAGAATGGAGGAGTTTTCAGCCTGAACGCCGTGTTCAGTGCATTGTTTACGCTTTCGGACCGTTGGGAAACATTTTTGCTGCCGTTGTATCAAAAGCCCTTTTCAAATCGTCGGATGCCGATTTTGTTACTGCGAATTTACTGATAGGAGTTTTCAATTTAATACCCCTGTATCCTCTGGACGGGGGAAATATATTGTTGGTTCTCCTATACGGCAGGGTAGGTACCGACAGGACTTATGAGATTATGAAAATGGTCGGGCGAGGAATCAGGGGTTTGCTTCTGGCTGCGGGGATTTACATACTGATTTCAGGTAAAAATCCCAGCATGCTTTTAACAATCATATTTTTGCCGGGACTTGGAACGGTAAAAAGGTCGGTGAAGCGTTTGAATTTAAGTTCACTTATACGCAGGAAAGAGAGAATTCTCAAAAAAAGAGCCTATCAGATGCGGGATATTCTTGTGCTCAAAAATGTAAGCCTTGGAGAGGCGCTGCTGCTCCTGGATTATGATAAATACCATGTTATACATATAGCGGATGAAAACCTGAAAATCCTGTGCGAGGTTACCGAGCAGCAGCTCATGGACGCAATCCTGGCGCATAATGCGGGCAAGACTCTTGAAGAAGTTTTTATAGCGGGAAATCAGCCGGGAAACAGCCCCAGGTTCTGA
- the hisA gene encoding 1-(5-phosphoribosyl)-5-[(5-phosphoribosylamino)methylideneamino]imidazole-4-carboxamide isomerase, translating into MIVYPAIDIKNGRCVRLLRGRFDSVTVYGDDPVQMASKWVSLGAKWLHVVDLDGARGEGENNRKIILKIVERIGIPVQTGGGIRTMEDIEQLINAGVARVVLGTAAVKNPGLVKEALAKYPNRIAVGIDAKDGNVAIEGWERLSEYTAVDFAKQMERLGCRVIVYTDINTDGTLAGPNLKAMKEMISSVSMDVIASGGVSSLQDLKNLKEIGAAGAVVGKAIYTGAIDLSEALELQKEA; encoded by the coding sequence ATGATTGTTTATCCTGCAATAGACATAAAGAACGGGCGTTGCGTACGCCTGTTGCGGGGCAGGTTCGACAGTGTTACGGTATACGGCGACGATCCGGTGCAAATGGCCTCAAAGTGGGTATCTTTGGGAGCAAAATGGCTGCATGTCGTGGATCTTGACGGTGCCCGCGGCGAGGGGGAAAATAACCGGAAAATAATTCTAAAAATTGTTGAGAGAATCGGGATTCCGGTCCAGACAGGGGGCGGAATCCGGACAATGGAAGACATAGAACAGCTGATTAATGCCGGCGTCGCCCGTGTCGTACTGGGAACCGCCGCGGTTAAAAATCCCGGGCTTGTAAAGGAAGCCCTGGCAAAATATCCTAACAGGATTGCGGTGGGTATTGACGCAAAAGACGGGAATGTGGCCATAGAAGGATGGGAACGGTTAAGCGAGTATACGGCCGTGGATTTTGCAAAACAAATGGAACGCCTTGGCTGTCGTGTTATTGTGTATACCGATATTAATACCGACGGTACGCTGGCCGGACCAAACCTTAAAGCAATGAAGGAAATGATAAGCAGCGTCAGCATGGATGTAATCGCGTCGGGCGGAGTAAGTTCGTTACAGGACCTTAAAAATCTTAAAGAGATTGGTGCAGCAGGGGCGGTTGTCGGCAAAGCAATTTACACCGGCGCAATAGATCTCTCGGAAGCCTTGGAACTGCAGAAAGAAGCGTGA
- the acpS gene encoding holo-ACP synthase: MIEIKRIRNAIERHGMSFVEKVFTPEEISYCEKRQSQKFQSYAVRFSAKEAVSKALGTGFSKGVSLKDIEVRIAETGNPKLVLYGKAKELFEEMGGISADISLTHTKEYATAFAVLLCREGA; this comes from the coding sequence ATGATAGAAATAAAACGCATTAGGAATGCCATAGAAAGGCATGGAATGTCTTTTGTTGAGAAGGTATTTACCCCTGAGGAGATAAGCTACTGTGAAAAAAGGCAAAGTCAGAAATTTCAGAGCTACGCCGTAAGATTTTCTGCCAAAGAGGCGGTTTCGAAAGCATTAGGGACGGGCTTTTCAAAAGGAGTTTCGCTGAAGGATATTGAAGTAAGGATTGCCGAAACGGGTAACCCGAAATTGGTGCTATACGGCAAAGCAAAAGAACTGTTTGAAGAAATGGGAGGAATTTCGGCGGATATCAGCCTTACTCATACAAAGGAATACGCAACGGCTTTTGCGGTGCTGCTGTGCAGGGAAGGGGCATAA
- a CDS encoding metallophosphoesterase family protein: MEKRVSFIHCADIHLDAPFSVLGKENLSAERRKDLKRTFEKIIELVLEKNADFLLVAGDLYEHRYVTRSTITWVNEQFKKLGRKPVIIIPGNHDPYVRNSWYRSYRWNDNVHILTSENPDYFDENLNVYFYGIGFDAFHQETLPVQKPPEVLPERINICLFHGTLKMQFTEDPYNPAELDYLTGLGFDYYAVGHFHTKDEGLFGKGIINPGSPEPLGFDEKGEHGVYLVELTKGDTLKRQCTFIRTQQRAYYELDIDIGDVESTDMLTEKISNTLCRYDSRKNILRINLTGRLNQDFHVDVGFLERRFETDCFSVWFTDNTKPGYDLEALSKEKTLAGVFVKKMKERIDNADEKEKPVLEKALYFGLEALFEGSLNISE, encoded by the coding sequence ATGGAAAAACGTGTCTCCTTTATACATTGTGCGGATATTCATCTTGACGCTCCGTTTTCGGTTCTTGGAAAGGAAAATTTGTCAGCCGAACGCCGGAAGGATTTGAAAAGGACATTTGAAAAAATCATTGAACTGGTGCTTGAAAAAAATGCCGATTTCCTTCTTGTAGCCGGCGATCTGTACGAACACAGGTACGTTACAAGAAGCACAATAACATGGGTTAACGAACAGTTTAAAAAACTGGGGCGGAAGCCTGTGATAATAATTCCGGGGAACCATGATCCGTATGTAAGGAATTCATGGTACAGAAGCTACCGGTGGAATGACAATGTACATATACTTACAAGTGAAAACCCGGACTATTTTGACGAAAATTTGAATGTATATTTTTACGGAATCGGCTTTGATGCATTTCACCAGGAAACACTGCCTGTGCAAAAACCGCCGGAGGTATTGCCGGAAAGAATAAACATATGCCTCTTCCACGGGACTTTGAAAATGCAGTTTACAGAAGATCCCTATAATCCGGCAGAGCTGGATTATCTTACAGGTCTGGGGTTTGACTACTATGCCGTCGGGCATTTCCACACAAAAGACGAAGGGCTTTTCGGAAAAGGCATAATAAATCCCGGAAGTCCTGAGCCATTGGGATTTGACGAAAAAGGAGAGCATGGAGTGTATCTGGTGGAACTTACAAAGGGTGACACCTTAAAACGCCAATGCACGTTTATCAGGACGCAGCAAAGGGCCTATTACGAACTTGACATTGATATTGGCGATGTTGAAAGCACGGACATGCTCACCGAGAAAATCAGTAACACATTGTGCCGGTATGACAGCCGGAAAAATATTCTCAGAATTAACCTTACGGGAAGACTTAACCAGGATTTCCACGTTGATGTCGGATTTTTGGAACGCAGGTTTGAAACCGACTGTTTTTCAGTATGGTTTACAGACAATACAAAGCCGGGATATGATCTTGAGGCACTGAGCAAAGAAAAAACCCTTGCCGGTGTTTTTGTAAAAAAAATGAAAGAACGCATAGACAATGCCGATGAGAAGGAAAAACCGGTACTTGAAAAGGCGCTTTATTTTGGACTTGAGGCACTGTTTGAGGGAAGTCTGAACATCTCTGAATAA